tttttgttttgttttgttatcCTGATGTGGGTTCTTACCCAGATTATCATATTCGCTGAGAACTATGATTCCAAAAGCTTCAGCCACAGCTTTAGAGGTATCAAGAAAGAATTTGTTCTAAAACTTCGATTATGTCTTGTAAACTAATCTAATTTCATTCGTGTCTTCAATCTGGTGTCGAACAGGATGAAATTTATCAGGAAACTGATGATGTTCCGATTCCAAAGGTGATCATAGACCAGGATTCGGATCTCAATGCAACTTTCGTACAGATTACCTTCGGGAATCGCCTTGGAGCTCTTCTTGACACTGTGCGTCTGcccatcaattttgttttttcatCATTATAAACTTATATTCATCTAAACGTGTTGTGTGATTGTGGGATAAATCATAAATGTAAAAACATATGTACAGATGAACGCTCTGCAAAATCTTGGACTAAATGTTGTGAAAGCAAATGTTCATCTAGATTCTTCAGGGAAACACACCAAGTTTTCAATCACTAAAGCGTAAGTATTGAGCTATATCTATCTTTTTATCAAATTACATTATTGTTTTCTTACATAATTTCAGCAAGATTGTTTATAAAAAACATCATGAATAAACTATTAATAAAGcatcaatttttaaaattttgattaatttataTCGGGTTTCTTTGCAGCTCAACTGGGCGTAAGGTTGAAGACCCAGAGTTGCTTGAAGCAATTCGTTTAACAATTATTAGCAATCTTCTTAAATATCACCCAGTATTATCCTCGTCTTGATCTTTATAAAATAAGCAAATTACAGAAAAACCATTATATTTTGGACAGTTtgttgttttataacttatactTTATTATTTCCAATCAAACCATATAAGTTTCATACATTTTGTAAGAGGTCAAAATGCTAATCTGGAAATTTGTTAATTTGaaaaaaagtcagaaacttttatggtttgattggaaaaaaaaagtattagtggttaaactGCAAAACTGCCCAAAATATAATACTATATATTTTTAACTGTAATGACTAATGTGCCCTTACAAACTTTATGAAATTGATGGCCTATAGGAATCAAGTGCCCAGTTAGCAATGGGGGAAGCCTTTGGAATCGAGGCACCAAAACATAAGGTACTAATCTGTAATCAATAATCATCACCTTTTAACATATAAACCAGCAAATGCAttaccttttaaatttaaactttACAGAATTTTTGTATGTAAAGTTGtgtatttaattatttatcaaaTATTTTATTCTCCTAATAATTGGTTAACTATTCAGCTTGATGTGGACATTGCAACGCGCATAAATGTGTGTGATGATGGCCCTAATCGAAGGTAAAATAAGAAGAACCATATGTATATTATAAATTTCTTTTAAGCAAAAGAGAAAAAAAAGTGATGAACATGGAGTGTTGGATTATGCAGTTTGCTCTCAGTAGAAACCGCAGATCGGCCTGGATTACTGGTAGATCTTGTAAAGATTTTCACGGATATAAATGTCGCAGTGGAGTCAGGCGAGTTTGACACTGAGGTAATCTGGAAACCTGTTATTGGGGTCTGGGTCCCACATTGACTAGACACTGTCCTATCTGTCTCTATATATGTGGGAGTCTCATCAGGTTCTTTTTTAAAGTAAATCAAAAACTCCTTGTGTAAAGACATAAAGTAGTTAAAAAGCATTCTTTTTTTGCAAAAAAGTTAATTCTTTCAGCAAACCCTGAGCTGGCCCACACTGTCTGTGTATGTAAATAAGTTACACAGTGGTCCACACAAGGGAGCCCAATTTACATTGAATCTGTTCGAGACTTGAACCCTAGACCTTTTTTTTACCACACATATGACATAACGACTTATTAAATTGCAATGTAGGGGTTGTTGGCAAAGGGTAAATTTCATGTGAATTATAGGGGAAAATCACTTATTGAGCCACTTCAACAGGTGATTTGAGAATTCACAATCACAGCATGATTTTTAGGGTGTAAGATTTTAAGTTTAAGAAACATTTTGTAGGTTTTGGCGAATAGTTTACGATATTTTCTGAGGAGACCAACAACAGAGGATTCGAGTTTTTGAAGGATTCTGCAAGATGCAAAGTTTATACAATCACAACTTGCTTATCGTTACTTCActtttgtatttataattttacatatttctGAAACGTTTGTGCATTATGTTGATGCTTCTTAAATCTTACTCCATGCTACTTGTTTTGTTACTCTAACTTGCGCATATTGCATCTAGAATGTTTCTATTTTAGGAAACATACTTTCAGAATAAACGTTTAACATAAGATTATCATATTACCAATAAGTCAATTTTTAATTTAGGTAACCAGGTTTATTAATTGAGTATGAACTCATAACAACGATCTTAATTGAGGATAAAGTCAATTATTATAAGGTAGAAGGAAACTGTCGTTACTCGTTAAAGGTTTTATCAAACCTTATCCGAACCTTGAGTTTATCTAGTTTTGTAGACTTCTAAAAGATTAAGGCACGAAAAATCTTATAATTAAACTCACAATATGTTCTTCCTCCAACTTGCGTACATATAAAACTTTGTTTGTGTATTATTCGGATGATAACCTAGCGATGTTTCTATCATTTTCTGATATTTTACACATTTGTGCTCACAAAATCTTGATTTAATAATACAAAATACTCAAGTATTCTAGACGCGGTTTTGATTTTTTTGACAGAACATGTtaaaattagaatggtccaatACAAAAGTTACAATATTGCTATACGAtataataatttatgtttagaagaTGAATATATGCATCATCTTAAATGGGGACAATTCGTGATTGGGTATTTGGGTATGGCATGAAAATGGATGCGATAATGAGTTGAGTTTTTGGGACATGGTGTAATGATGGCATGACTCATGATGGTAGTTATCAAGATTACACATTTGTGGGCAATATGAGAACTACTTCATGCAATCATCCTTTCAAGCCCATACATGGATCATGGATGTCTCCATCATTATTTTCGTCTTTTATATATATGATTGGctttaaaactttaattttaatattttaccattcttgAAATTGGAactattttatttaatattttaaatggGATTTTATTTTTGTTGTAGGTGACTTGTAGGATGGCCAAAACTAGAAGAGATGATGATGTATGAGGCTCAGATGGTGCTAACCATTTTTCTTGGGAAACTAAACTGTCTTTTGTAGTCTTATTGGCTGTTGCCTAATATtagatatacatataaatataaatataaatatataaataaataaggcAGAAAATAGAAAGCATGGTGGTTATAAAAGAGGGTGGAATGGCGAAGCTAAATGACATAGAGTCGATTCTTGCAAGATGTCTACAACAATTGGAAAAGGAGCTCAAAACATGCATACCTTCTACATAAAGTAAGCTCTTATTACGTTATATACATTTCTTATTTTCTTTAAAGATATGAAGAAGATTATGTATATATAAGTTCTAGATTATAACTTAAAATCAGATGTGTTGTAAATTAGTAGCATCCAATTGTATGTATTTTcagtcttttttattttattatttatacgtAGCATGTCTGCAGTGATGAATAAACATATAACCTTGGGTTACTTTGGAAAATAATTTGATTTATTCTTGATAATGGTTGATGTTATTTTACAAATAAAAAGATAATCAAGGAAACAGCAAAATTGGTAAATTAATTATGGAGTTTTTTTCTATGGTTTGATGAAATAATGAAGTAATGAAATGTAGTTAGACGTCATAACTGATTTACATCCTTTATAAATATTTGGGAATACTTCTAACAATTTCTACTTTTTATTGAAGTGATATAACAAGGGAATAGGTGAACATGGTACCATataaatttttttctttaaacTGTATACCTTACCAACTATAGCTAATATAAAATTTTTGCTACCAGTATCATACCAAGTATATTTCGTACCACATTGTTTGGCTACTAACAAGTTTGGTTGGTACAAATTTATAATGATATATATCTTCTTTataattttcaatttttgtttagTAAAAACATGCAAGGGCATGAGACATTTTTGTCGTTTAGTAAAGAAATTAGTAAAATAATTCTTTTTAGCTTACTAGATAATTCTATTAaagtaactttttgattttttaatttaatgtGGTAATAATTTTTGACTACCACTAACTAATGACTAATACTGTGCTCTTAAAATTATAAACACCAAACACTTGACAATtggagtgtatatatatatatatatatatatatatatatatatatatatatatatatatatatatatatatatatatatatatatatacatatatatatatatatatatatatatatatatatatatatatatatatatatatatatatatatatatatgaaaatgttCGAATGAGAATAATTATAAAATCGATAATGGGAGAACAAattttaatcacatatgaatagcttaatcacatgtgattaattaatagatGATAAATATTTGTTTTCGTGTTCTCAATTTTATAATTGTTCTCATTtaattgtgtgtgtgtatatatatatatatatatatatatatatatatatatatatatatatatatataacaaatttgTTGGTACAATATTACCAACCAAATATATTGACTATTTACTTGGTTCATATAGTAACATATTGTTTGGTTCTCTATATTACATATTTAACGGTGCTAAAAGGGGTATCAtattcattaattaaaataatattgtaattattatttattatcagTTTCATTAATATATTGTTATAATTATTAGTACCGTTATTATTGTCATTATATTGACACTATTATTAGTATTATCAATATTTTCGTTGTCaacattattttttattaatttagtaTATAATTTACAAAAAGCAAATCAATTATTAGTAGAAATAGTAAAATTAAATTGATAAATCTATTATTCATAATCTATTGCAAAAAGCGTTAATGTACCAAACCAAATTGCACATAATTGGTCCTAAAACCAATAATGATGGATTTTTGGATTTTAGAATCCATCATAGAATCGTTTccagtatcaatcacatgttttCGAAAATTCGAattgattttgatttaaatatttgGAAGAAAACCAAAAAATTAGTCTTCAATATAGGTAAAAGGTTCCCTTACAATTTTACTAAAACTACAGGGTTTGTTTCTTTCATAAGATAATGTCGGatgaattgattttgaaacaattGTTTTTCACGCATTCCATATTGAACAAGAATTAGAAATGAAAGAGGTAGCAAGACTTATAAAAGCGAATGATTGACAACTATTTCTACCGATGTTACTTTTAAGTCTTCACCTTAGACTTAGTCATTGAAAATTTATAACTTTAAAGTACAACTAATAAACATTTGACGATTATTGGTTTTTAAATGTCACAATTAATAAGTATTTTACTAGACTCTTCATCTATTTGGTGAGGGAAAACCATTTTTTTTCCATAGATTTGGAAGGGAATCCCTAATTTTTTAAGGGCTAGGGGAGACCTATTTTGATATGGGTTGATGTGGTAAGAGAAGTATATCCTACATTTTATTTCTATCAATTCTCTTATCCATTTAAATGATGACATATATCATATTAATAtcttaaaatatcattaaatttcattaaatgaGTATTAAATGTTACGAATGTCATCATTTTATTGGGTATAATGATATGTAGgaacaaaaaatagaaaaatattttatttcataaataataaatctcaGTAATAAATTATTGAAAATTTCGAATTAGATTGACTtagtta
The genomic region above belongs to Lactuca sativa cultivar Salinas chromosome 4, Lsat_Salinas_v11, whole genome shotgun sequence and contains:
- the LOC111892294 gene encoding ACT domain-containing protein ACR11; translated protein: MAVSMGSYGCIAGVYDDLVASPKQPISKSPISTFSFGSNPARHFCVSPKSRLSYSLRTMIPKASATALEDEIYQETDDVPIPKVIIDQDSDLNATFVQITFGNRLGALLDTMNALQNLGLNVVKANVHLDSSGKHTKFSITKASTGRKVEDPELLEAIRLTIISNLLKYHPESSAQLAMGEAFGIEAPKHKLDVDIATRINVCDDGPNRSLLSVETADRPGLLVDLVKIFTDINVAVESGEFDTEGLLAKGKFHVNYRGKSLIEPLQQVLANSLRYFLRRPTTEDSSF